The Rhinopithecus roxellana isolate Shanxi Qingling chromosome 13, ASM756505v1, whole genome shotgun sequence genome contains a region encoding:
- the SLC16A8 gene encoding monocarboxylate transporter 3 produces MGAGGPRRGEGPPDGGWGWVVLGACFVVTGFAYGFPKAVSVFFRALMRDFGAGYSDTAWVSSIMLAMLYGTGPVSSILVTRFGCRPVMLAGGLLASAGMILASFATRLLELYLTAGVLTGLGLALNFQPSLIMLGLYFERRRPLANGLAAAGSPVFLSALSPLGQQLLERFGWRGGFLLLGGLLLHCCACGAVMRPPPGPSLRPRRDSAGDRSGDAPGEAEADGAGPQLSEATPRTRPRRRLLDLAVCTDRAFAVYAVTKFLMALGLFVPAILLVNYAKDAGVPDTDAAFLLSIVGFVDIVARPACGALAGLARLRPHVPYLFSLALLANGLTDLSSARARSYGALVAFCIAFGLSYGMVGALQFEVLMAAVGASRFPSALGLVLLLEAVAVLIGPPSAGRLVDALKNYEIIFYLAGSEVALAGVFMAVATNCCLRCAKAAPAGPGTEDRASDTEDAEAEGDSEPLPVAEEPGNLEALEVLSARGEPTEPEPEARLRLAAKSV; encoded by the exons ATGGGCGCTGGCGGCCCCCGGCGGGGCGAGGGCCCCCCAGACGGCGGCTGGGGCTGGGTGGTGCTGGGTGCCTGCTTCGTGGTCACTGGCTTCGCCTACGGCTTCCCCAAAGCCGTGAGCGTCTTCTTCCGGGCGCTCATGCGCGACTTCGGCGCCGGCTACAGCGACACGGCCTGGGTGTCCTCCATCATGCTGGCCATGCTCTACGGCACGG GCCCCGTGTCCAGCATCCTCGTGACCCGCTTTGGCTGTCGCCCGGTGATGCTGGCGGGTGGGCTGCTGGCTTCCGCAGGCATGATCCTAGCTTCCTTTGCCACGCGCCTCCTGGAGCTCTACCTGACCGCTGGGGTGCTCACAG GCCTGGGCCTGGCCCTCAACTTCCAGCCGTCGCTCATCATGCTGGGGCTGTACTTCGAGCGGCGGCGGCCTCTGGCCAACGGGCTGGCGGCGGCGGGCAGCCCCGTGTTCCTGTCCGCGCTGTCGCCGCTCGGCCAGCAGCTGCTGGAGCGCTTCGGCTGGCGCGGCGGCTTCCTGCTGCTCGGCGGGCTCCTGCTGCACTGCTGCGCCTGCGGGGCGGTCATGAGGCCGCCGCCCGGGCCGAGCCTACGACCGCGCAGGGACAGCGCCGGCGACCGCTCGGGGGACGCTCCGGGCGAGGCAGAGGCGGACGGCGCCGGGCCGCAGCTGAGCGAGGCAACCCCCAGGACCCGGCCCCGCCGGCGCCTGCTGGACTTGGCAGTGTGCACCGACCGCGCCTTCGCCGTGTACGCCGTCACCAAGTTCCTGATGGCGCTCGGGCTCTTCGTCCCTGCCATCCTGCTAGTGAACTACGCCAAGGACGCGGGCGTGCCCGACACCGACGCCGCCTTCCTGCTGTCCATCGTGGGCTTCGTGGACATCGTGGCGCGGCCGGCGTGCGGCGCCCTGGCGGGCCTGGCGCGTCTGCGACCGCACGTCCCGTATCTCTTCAGCCTGGCCCTGCTGGCCAACGGGCTCACGGACCTGAGCAGTGCACGCGCGCGCTCCTACGGCGCCCTCGTTGCCTTCTGCATCGCCTTTGGCCTCTCCTACGGCATGGTGGGCGCGCTGCAGTTCGAGGTGCTCATGGCGGCTGTGGGCGCGTCCCGCTTCCCCAGTGCGCTGGGCCTGGTGTTGCTCTTGGAGGCTGTGGCCGTGCTCATCGGACCGCCCTCTGCCG GCCGCCTGGTGGATGCATTGAAGAACTACGAGATCATCTTCTACCTGGCAGGCTCTGAGGTGGCCCTGGCCGGGGTCTTCATGGCTGTCGCCACCAACTGCTGCCTGCGTTGTGCTAAAGCTGCCCCAGCAGGCCCAGGCACTGAGGACAGAGCCAGTGACACTGAGGATGCTGAGGCCGAAGGGGACTCTGAGCCCCTGCCTGTCGCAGAGGAACCTGGCAACTTGGAGGCGCTGGAGGTGCTGAGCGCCCGGGGCGAGCCCACAGAACCAGAACCAGAGGCGAGGCTGAGGCTGGCTGCCAAGTCTGTGTAA
- the PICK1 gene encoding PRKCA-binding protein — protein sequence MFADLDYDIEEDKLGIPTVPGKVTLQKDAQNLIGISIGGGAQYCPCLYIVQVFDNTPAALDGTVAAGDEITGVNGRSIKGKTKVEVAKMIQEVKGEVTIHYNKLQADPKQGMSLDIVLKKVKHRLVENMSSGTADALGLSRAILCNDGLVKRLEELERTAELYKGMTEHTKNLLRAFYELSQTHRAFGDVFSVIGVREPQPAASEAFVKFADAHRSIEKFGIRLLKTIKPMLTDLNTYLNKAIPDTRLTIKKYLDVKFEYLSYCLKVKEMDDEEYSCIALGEPLYRVSTGNYEYRLILRCRQEARARFSQMRKDVLEKMELLDQKHVQDIVFQLQRLVSTMSKYYNDCYAVLRNADVFPIEVDLAHTTLAYGLNQEEFTDGEEEEEEEDTAAGEPSRDTRGAAGPLDKGGSWCDS from the exons ATGTTTGCAGACTTGGATTATGACATCGAAGAGGATAAACT TGGAATCCCAACTGTGCCTGGGAAGGTGACCCTGCAGAAGGATGCTCAGAACCTGATCGGGATCAGCATTGGAGGAGGGGCCCAGTACTGTCCCTGTCTCTATATCGTCCAG GTATTTGACAACACCCCAGCAGCCTTGGACGGCACAGTGGCAGCTGGCGATGAGATCACCGGTGTCAATGGCAGGTCAATCAAAGGGAAAACCAAGGTGGAGGTGGCGAAGATGATTCAGGAGGTGAAG GGGGAGGTGACCATCCACTACAACAAGCTGCAGGCGGACCCCAAGCAGGGCATGTCCCTGGACATTG TGTTGAAGAAAGTCAAGCACCGGCTGGTGGAGAACATGAGTTCAGGGACTGCAGATGCTCTGGGCCTGAGCCGGGCCATCCTTTGCAATG ATGGGCTTGTCAAGAGGCTAGAGGAGCTGGAGCGGACCGCCGAGCTGTACAAAG GGATGACGGAACACACCAAGAACCTCCTACGGGCCTTTTATGAGCTGTCGCAGACTCACCGGG CCTTTGGGGACGTGTTCTCCGTGATTGGGGTTCGGGAGCCCCAGCCAGCTGCAAGCGAGGCTTTTGTGAAGTTCGCCGATGCCCACCGCAGCATCGAGAAGTTTGGCATTCGGCTTCTGAAAACCATCAAGCCG ATGCTGACGGACCTGAACACGTACCTCAACAAAGCCATCCCAGACACTCGCCTCACTATCAAGAAGTACCTGGACGTGAAGTTTGAGTACCTG TCGTACTGCCTGAAGGTGAAGGAGATGGATGACGAGGAATACAGCTGCATT GCCCTAGGCGAGCCCCTTTACCGGGTGAGCACCGGCAACTACGAGTACCGCCTGATCCTGCGCTGCCGCCAGGAGGCGCGCGCCCGCTTCTCCCAGATGCGCAAGGACGTGCTGGAGAAGATGGAACTGCTGGACCAGAAGCACG TCCAGGACATCGTGTTCCAGCTGCAGCGCCTCGTGTCCACCATGTCTAAATACTACAACGACTGCTACGCGGTTCTGCGGAATGCCGACGTCTTCCCCATCGAGGTGGACCTGGCGCACACCACACTGGCCTACGGCCTCAACCAGGAGGAGTTCAcagatggggaggaggaggaggaggaggaggacacgGCAGCTGGGGAGCCCTCCAGGGATACACGAGGGGCTGCTGGGCCCTTGGACAAGGGTGGAAGCTGGTGTGACTCCTGA